Within the Melopsittacus undulatus isolate bMelUnd1 chromosome 5, bMelUnd1.mat.Z, whole genome shotgun sequence genome, the region TTCTAGGGGTGACcgttttttttcctgtttggtaTTTTAGATCATCTCAGCATTGCAGGAGTTGCTAAGGTGGGAAGATAGTACTAGTCTGTCACTTGGCTTGGATCCAGTATTCTGAAATGTGATTTCGCAAACAAGTGCCTGCATTGTGCTACCAGAGAAGTTATTTTTGTTGATCATTGTGGCTCTATGACTTGTAGGCTGGACATTCAAAATTATTACTGGAGAAGGTTCAGTATGATAGTGTTAATCCTCTAAATAAAATTCATGTGGATAAGTTTATAGAGCTGGGAATGCTAACCAGCTCTGGGAATGTAATGCAGTAAAGGagatccctttttttttttctgttgggttttgatGTTCATTTTCCAGAGGAGTCTAAATGGCAGGTCTGTCactattttctgtgttttaggTTATTGCTCATGAAATCTCTCACAGCTGGATGGGAAACTTGGTAACAAATAAAACATGGGAGCATTTTTGGTAGGTGTGATGTTCAGTGCAATCCAAATCATAGTTTAAAATTAATCTGTAAATAAACCagctaaattaatttttccattcTAGTAGTTCTGACTTTATGAATGTATTTCCAGGCTGAACGAGGGACATACTGTATACCTGGAACGCAGGATTGGTGGTCGGTTGTTTGGTGAGCAGTTCAGGCACTTTCAAGCCCTAGGAGGATGGAGGGAACTGCAGAATACGGTACATATTTTGAAGCGTATACCTATATAAAACAAAGCTAATTTCGTGTGTTTCCCACAAAGACTTGTATATTCACCTTTCCTAACACTTTCCTAAATGGAGGATAAGCATCTTTGATTCCAAGGTATAGGATCTCTTCCCAAGGCAATAGCCTACTATACTCAGATTAGATAAAGCCTTTTAAATTGTTTGAAGCTGTTCTTTGCAGATTCTCTTAGTTGTTCTGGGTATGGCTAAATTGCAGTAATACTTCTTAGCATACTGGTAAGCAGCCGAAGCTGAAAGCTTATCAAAATTATCTGCAACTCTGTATTGTGTTCTAATTGAGCGTATTCCTAATCTGTGTCTAGGAGATCTGTTTTAGTTTTGTGTTTAGGTAGCATAGTTAAACTTAGCTTTCAGATTTCTGGCCTATGATATTTCCAGCCCTCTCATTCAGTTTTGTGATGTAGTTTTACCTGATGTGCtatgaatattttttgttgtattttattctttatagcACACATTTATATCAAGTAGTTTAAATAGTTTGTTAATGAAGAGATAAATATAGATAGTTTACTAGGTGCTCGTGATTGGCAAACATGACAATAATTAACTGCTTTGAGACAGCTGGAGCAAAGGGTGATTTATCTTAACATCTTTGATGATCAGACACTAATAAAACAAGATGAGAAAGAGGTTCAGTTAAACTGTGTTTTGTGCAGATTCAgaacttcaggaaaaagaatgaaaaagaatgcTTTGCAATGAGGTCATCCTAGTTTTGCATGGAAGTATTGGATGGACTGTACCCTTATAAATAGGATTAGTAGTGATTTGCAGGAGTGCTAGTTTTCCTAGACGAATATATTTTCTTGTGTCTTTGTCACAGATAAATACTCTTGGAGATAAAAATCCTGTAACTAACCTCATCCCTAATCTGAATGAAGTAGATCCTGATGTTGCCTATTCATCTGTTCCATATGAGaaaggctttgctttgcttttttaccTTGAACAACTTCTTGGAGGACCAGGTAAGTGTTAGTGAGACTTCATATATTATTGCTtcccattttaatttaaaaaactgaaacagttttgttttttttgggttttttttcttcttgtaactGCTAGATATCTTCATTGGCTTCTTGAAGGCTTACATTCAACAGTTCGCTTATAAGAGCGTAATAACGGAGGACTGGAAGAAGTTTTTATACTCTTACTTCAAGGATAAGGTTGGATAGTATTTAAAACTAACTGCTTCAAACCTTTTAGTTACATAGAACTATGGCATAGCTCAAGAATTACCTTCTTTAAGGGCCAATTCCTTAGTTTTCTTTATCTTAGGACCTTAATATGATGTGTATGATCTTACGAAGATGGCTTTGCATTCTGATGTTGGTGTgggtttttgggttgttttttgtttggttggttcattggttttgtttgggggtttttggggggagcaggagggaatgtgttttggttttgttgttgttttggttttgttgctggctttgttttgggttttttcctagaagggaatattttgttttgaaggaTAGAATTCTCCAGAGTAATTGGAGGGATGTTAAAAATACctccaaaaaaaataaaacccaaaaagcaaaaccagtatTGATACTGGGTTTCATAGGGCATGCTTTTATCTAAAGACAACATTTCAAACTGAGTAAGAATTTGTCTTGCTTTTTAGGTAGATGTTCTTGATAAAGTTGATTGGAACTCGTGGTTTCATGCTCCAGGAATGCCACCAGTGATGCCTGTGTAAGCTGCATTCTTTTATaatcagtgttttccttctccagattGCACGATTTTCCAAACAGTCATAAATTGCAGTCTGTAAGCAAGGTAAAAGTCCTCCCACAAGGTTGTGATTAGAAAATGTCCTACTACTCTGTGGAAATTGATATAGGTgtttacaggagaaaaaggtgTCACTGTTAataggtttgatttttttttcatctggtggaaattcattttgctttgaaagttgCCAGGAaagagtctttttttttgtttttggccAGTTTGTTACAACAGTATTCTCTTTTCAGCTATAAACTAGTCTATATGCTCAGAAGTACCAATTATTTTAGGAGTGCGTGGAATCAAGTGTCATCTGTGCACAAAGTGCTTCTaactaaaactgaaatatgCTTCATTATAATAGATATTTTATAAACTGTATTGCAATATGGAGTTGAAGCCTATAACAGACAAATATGGagccatttgaaaaaaaattctaagcATTCTTGTAAAAACGTTACAGGAACTTTTTGTGTTTCCAAAGTGTGatcctttgtttttaatatttgacAGGTATGACATGACACTAGCAAATGCTTGTGTTGCCTTGAGCCAAAGATGGATCAAAGTGAGTGATTAAACGATGCTGAAGTGTCTGTATCTTGAAAAGCTAGCTCTTTTTATCCAAAGTGAGCCATTCTCTTCTGAAATACATCGTTTGCTGAGAGTGTATTTATGGTGATGGTATGGCCATAAGGGATATTTGCATTTCATAGGCTTGCCTTTTATCATAGAATCTGTGCACTTCCTATGACTTCTGTATGTAAAGTGCGGTACATATTTTAAAGGGGCACACAGCCagctttttattattgtatGTAGTAATCAAGTTGAGAATATTGTTTTTGAAACCTTGATATTGTggtttgatttaaaaacaaatgccaaAGTATCCCCACATTACTGATTTTATTCTTACttacttttattctttattgCTAATAAGCAATAATTCCCATATGTTTTACTGGAGCTAGTATGCATTTCTCAtcaaaaactgaaatatgtaaATCATAATAAGTAACTAATACCATACAGTCTTCTCATAATTTTAGCCATAAAACTCATACAACTAATAGAGAATTCAGCATACCTTCCTTTTGTTAGCTAGCTTTGTGGCTTTTTGTTGAACATGTATATTAGCCTAAACTTCTTCTCAGTATTACTTTTCCTACTGAAAGTATTTGGTTTTTCACTTAACTGTAACAGAAGGACGTTAGAGAGAAAACAAGTGGGAATTGAAATAAAGAATACCAAACATCAGATAGTAGCTTAAGTCCCTACTTTTCCCTTCTTGTCACATCCTGCACAAATACAAATCAATATCATAAAAAATGTGGAATGGCTCAATAGtctaaacaaaaaaattacaccTGATTGTACTTTGTAATACCAATTAAAAACCTAAGTAACCATTCTCTTTTAGGCAAAAGAGAGTGATTTGGGCTCATTTAGCTCAGCAGACCTGAAGGAAATGTCATCTCATCAGTTGATTGAGTTCCTGGCCCTGTTGCTTCTGGAGGTAAATGCACATCTGGGGTTGCTTTATTCTGGTATCACAAAAGGAGATACGGAGCCCAATGTGCTTTGGAATTAAGTTGtccattttctttaagttttaCAAAGATAATCCTCTCTCAGCATACATAGTTACTAAAACCTTCAGCTGTGCCTCCCTGATTGTGTCTGGCTCTTAAGCTAACAAACAGCATACAGACTATTTTGGACTGAAAGGTAAAACCAAAACTATAACGTGCTTGAATTTGTCTGTGTTTGATGTCAAAGCAAATAAGCTATAAATACAACAGAGTATTGTGTTTTGAAGGTTTTGGTAGTACTGAATGTGGGAATTTGCTAAGGTTTATTCTTTGCCCCTTCCCTAATACAATGAGAAGGTGAAAGGAACAAATACAAGTATTTGTTACAGTAAACTTTAATTCCTTTGTATCATCAATTTGCTTGGATagatctgtttaatttttaaatatgtggCTTCAAGTATGCTTCTGGCTTATTCTGACTAagcaatttcatttttcagtctcCTCTTCCAGTTTCACATGTCCAGCGAATGCAGCAAGTATATGACTTCAATGCTTTAAACAATTCTGAAATAAGATTCAGGTTTGTTCTAATATGAGCATTTTTCTGATcttaaatgctttcttaaaaCACAGTGTCCTGCCTCATAAATGGTCTAAGACATACTGTTGTACAGAACTGGTGCAGGTTTTTTGGGAGCGTTTTGTTGTTGTGGGCTTTTTTGCAAGTGCATGTGGGTGGTATTGGATAATAGAATAGGGAGCCTTTATATGAATCAAAGATGCCTGAAAAATCTTTCTAATATTTATTTACTCAGGGCTGGGTCTCTGGACTAACCTACTCAGTTCTGCTGAGATgccagtggggtttttttcaacaCAACTTGAAacttttttgtcatttcaatGCTCACTATCACAAAACTTTtgtcacataaaaaaaaaaaaaagtacatacCAAAGGAAGTTTCTAATCAGGTAGGAAATGCTCCTGGCTAAATGGCTTGATTCTTGTGCCATCGTGATcagttttggtttgtatttatgCATTGTGTTCCCACAGGTCACGTGTTAAAAAAAGCTACTGTTGAGGACATAAGTAATCTTTACAAGTATCTTGAAATATTGCGTGTTTTGTGACTGTTACATACTTGGATACATTTGCAATAGTCACGATTATTCTGCTTGAACTATCTTAGACTATTGTAGGACTTCTGCCTTAACTAACTTAGAGTTCTTTGTTTCTTATCAAAAGCCCTAAGTATTTGAAATATACAGTATAGTTTCTATTTCTTGTAACAAGAATAATTTCTTAACagctttaaagcaaaacaagcactTGACAGTTGCTTGGTGGCATTTCGGGGGGGCTTTTGTTAGGTCAAATATGACAAGTGCTGTATAATTCAACTCTAATTCCGAGTGATGCAACTGGACACCACTGTAATATAGAAGAAATGTATAGCTGCAGAAAATGATCAAACCATTTTGGAGaaagcttgaagcaattttaTCCTATAGAAAAGCCCACTTTTGTGGCATGCTAGTCAAAAACTGAATATCTTATGTTGAACTTGGCTAGAATCTCATTCCCATAATGACACAGCACTGCCCACAGTGTTTATGGGAACAGAATCATAAGATAAccactgcaaataaaaaatttgaaaagtataaggtttttttggttttattttttttctcagatggCTGAGGCTCTGCATCAAGGCCAAGTGGGAAGAAGCTATTCCTCTGGCTCTAAAAATGGCAACAGATCAGGGCAGGATGAAGTTTACTCGACCCTTGTTCAGGTAAAAGCAATTACTACATTGTAGGAGCTCATGCTGTTGGCATTTTTAGTATAATGGAATGTATAATATTTGACGTTGTATATGTATGTTATGCTTCGAAGTGATACAGTACAGAATTTTCTGTATACTGTTAACAAGCTTATCTTCAGAATCACTTTCCACTTGCTGATGTTTCTTAGTAGAAAGTGTCTTACTGTCCCAGTATGCACCTTAATGTGAGGCtttcaaaggaaaagtaaaacgTAGATAAAATCCCCACTGTACTATTTCCCTATATTCTTGTAATGGggccttttttctcctccttttgcAGGGACCTTTACAGTTTTGACAAGTGTCGAGATCTGACTGTCAAGACATTTCTGGAGCATAGAGCCTCTATGCACCCAGTCACTTCAATGCTTGTGGGCAAAGActtaaaacaggaacagtgACAAATTTTTCTtgctgctggaagaggagaCTGATACTACAAACTGTTCATATGTGTGCTTGATTACACCATGAAATGCTCGGTACTAATTTGGCTTAAAATAAACTTTCCAAATCGAGTTCAGTAGTTCCTATTTGCATTTACAGGTAAACCAGAAAAATTGTTAAATCTCTGTATCTGGGAGAATGGCTTTGTTATAAGCAATTTTTACAACACACAGGAAAGCTGTTCAAAGATGTAGTCATTTGTCAGTCATGGAatttgaaaacaataaaaactaaTTGGTGAGTGATATGGCTCTTTGtgcacagctttctttttcGTAGCAACATgcttgaagtttaaaaaaataaatctttacaTTGTCTACTTGTCTGTATATTGATCTGTATGAAAAGTTTTCAAATAAtagttttatttgctcttcTGTCTTGAGGGAGCAATTTTTATTACAGGCCCAAGAGGACTGTGAAGATGTAAATGGATTTCAGCCTGCTGTATAGGAGGGTTTAAAGCCCAAGTCTTTCCTTCCCCtgtttgaattttttaattgttgccTTTTTTAGCAGTTCTGGGCAGTTCCCCTTATGCTAATATCACAACTTAGAGATAAGTTTAAAAACAGTCAGAGGTGCTGTTTTCCTTATGATTCTTACAGCACTGCAGTTCAAGTGGATGGTGTAGGTGAAGCTGTTGTGAATGCTGCCATCTGTAGATTGTTTTTTGAAGTGTGTTTGCCAAGAACTGCTTTTCCTGGAGATGATCAGTTAGCACCTGTTGAACACAGAGATAACCCTGTGTCATGGACgaaaaagcattttgaagaagtgctgtttcagagcaggaaGTTACCAGATACAGGTTGTGGCACAAGGCTTGGGTTTAGTAACTTAGGATTAGTTATTTAATAACTTAGGGTTAGTTACTTAGGGTGGGAGTGGAGAGCCTAtcagtttatttctgttctcagttttGATCAGTATAAGCTTTCAAGCAGATGAAGTTATGTACTTTACcaagaaattaatcttttcatgCTGAGAGCTCTAATATAAATTAAGGCATGAAGAGGTCTTGTTGAATTCTATTAATTCAAGACATCCTGAGTTCTTCCATGCAACTTTAACCTATATatctatgtattttaaataaaaatgattgaAAAATTAACTCCTAGGTCCATGAGGCTCAAAAGtgagtttaatttcttttatgaatGTTGTGACACTCAGCTTTTAATAAACACAATGAAATCTTGGCTTTTTTGAAATATAATAGCATAATTTCCTTGTATGTAAAGTGTTTACAGGCTTGTGTTAAGGACCTAATAGGCCATTCATTCTCTCCTTGCTGCTTCTCTAAACAAGTGATAAGTTCTGCTGGATAATTCACTAAAAAGAATTTTTCTAGTTTTTAGGTTAGAAATGTATGCAATTCCTTTCATTTACTGCCAAAACCTAATCAGGCTTCTGCTACAGCATCACCTGAACGAAAGAGATTGCCCCCAGGCAAGGCTCTGGTAGGAGAAGGGGGTACCTGGTATTAATATGTTCTGGTCCAAGCTGTCGGATTGCAATGAAAACTCCTGTTCTTCgttttagaaatgttttataTAACTAGTTTTGGGTAATACATTGTCATAAAAGCCCACTGATTGTACATAGTGATCTGGCAGTTCATGCTGCCAGATAATCCTGTTTTTTTGCCGTCAgagctagaaaaaaaacattggTGGTAGGCATGGTTTTCACTAgtgtcctgctctgctggggcAGTCTGTCTCCTCCCACATAGAGACTCCTACCTGTGGGTCTCAATTTAAAATCGCCCCCAATAATTCAACCACAGGTAAGTGCACTTTATAATAGTGCTTTTGTCTGGTAACGCTATTGTGGATAGTACAGACTACAAGTGGTGTTattgttttgtctttaaagGCAGCTTCTGTGTGGACATGGTTTTGCTAAACTTTATTTTGGCACCATTTTAATAGGTATTTCTCCACTTTTCCTCTGCATCTGCCAGCATAAGAAGCACGATATAGCAACACCAGGCTTGGTAGCGTGCAGTTGTGGCTTAATGCTTCTTGCTACCTTTTGTAGCAACATCTTCCAGATCATAAATGAAAGGGTAATGAAAATTTATGAGTGTTTTTCTCACCTACAATACAATATTATATTTTCAGACTTCAGCATGGGACTGAGCAAAGTGGGCTTgcttcctctgctgcctgcttttaTCGTGCCTGCTCATATCGAGGTATGAGAGTAGTATAATCCATTTTCTACCAATCCTAGCAGCCATGACCAACCCATATTAACAGGGTGATGTTTTGAGCCCTGTTCATCATGGAGATTTTCATCAGTGTGATCAACTGCCAGTTGGTAACTTTGTTAACTCCTACCCTTAAGTTTTTAGAACAGTTGCATTCCAGCTTAGTCTGATTTATTTATCTATTCTTGGTACATAAGATCCAGCTCCTGGATTTTCATTTCTATATCCCTGATGTGATCTTTGGGGTGAAAAAGTCCTGTGTCAATAGTTTGGGGGACTTGCCTTTCCATGAAAAGGGAGTTCTCCCTGGGATTGGTTTGATTGGATGAAGTCAGTTGAATGCATCGATCTCACTTATTTACAAAGGTGGGGATTTTGAGGTTGGATTTTTGCCTCTCACTGATTGCGACATTGGACTCCAGCTAGAAGCTGTCTTCAGGCCCTCACATGTAAACATAGGGCTGCTGCGCGCTGCAGCCTGCTCTGTCAAGGGACAGTCTGGGGGAGAAAGCATGCCGAGATACACAGTACATGTCCGAGGAGAATGGCTGGCAGTGCCATGTcaaagcagcaccagcacagttGGGTGGCTGGGAAAGGAAGCTGTGAGACGGTACATGAAGAACAAACCAGACAACGGGGGATTTGCCTCAGTAGAAGAAGTAAAATTTTATGTTCGAAGGTGCAAGGGACTTGGCTTGCTGGATCTTGAAGATACAGTGGAGGATGCTCTGGAAGATAATGAATTTGTTGAAGTTGGTAAGCAAAGTGTTAAGCAACACATTGCAGAGTGACCATGTTGGCATCTGTCAGCTAACTCTGTCTTAGTTTAACTAAAATTACATCTGAGAGGGCATTATGACTTTCATGGAAAAATGCCAAAATGTTTTAAGAATATTAGAACTATATAAAGCTTAGAACATACAGGATTCTAGATGCATCACCAGCATATGATGTCATATATAATACATGCTTGGGTTAGGCTGTTCTGCTTTTGCCTTTAGAGTACCTTAAATGAATACATATTTGCTTGCTATTTTCCTGTAAGCATACAAATACATTCAGGGTTGATACAGCTGTAAGAGTTCTAATTTGAAGTTGTATTATAATGAATAACAATTTATATGTAGAATGCAATTGAATTCCACTTGtgtttattctgtttatttctcCTAGTTATAGAAGGAGATATAATGTCTCCAGATTTCATACCATCTCAGCCAGAAGGAGTTCATTTGTATCCTTTTTTAAATGCCATGTTAGCTACTTATAATTCCAGGTCTATAATTCTCTAGATATCCCTGTTCTTTTAGAGTTCATTCTTAAAACACATTACCAGCTGTAATCAAATGTTCCCTACATGTGAAATCTGGTCTgccctttattttcctttacagaaCCTTCAGATACAGCAAATACCGAGAACCAGAACAGGTAGTAACTACCAGTGATTTTACAACTCAGTAACAAATCCTGTTACTCACCAAAACGTGCAGACAGTTGAGCCACTGCATCATTCACAAGTGCAGGGGCTGTTAGATTGGCTGAGCCCAGGAAATTCGATTATATAATGTGCTTATTATGTTTCTGTTAGTGATTTCCTGTCTTACAAATAAGCATGAGCAACCTTCATGTCATTGCGGAGTTTTAATTGTATTGGTTTTAATTCTGATTACTAAGCAACTTGATACATATCCTAAACTAAAAGGTGGTTCTTTGGCGTAGTATATTTTTTTAGATGGCAACAGTTTAACAACAGAAGACTTGGTCAATTTAGGAAAGGGGCTCTACAAGATCAAGGTAAAGATTCTGAATAAATGTAACTAAAAATTACATGTTTATCTTGTTATAATCTAAATAATAATAGATAAACTAGTATTTAAACTACTCATGTTTTAGCTCACCCCTGAAGCTGAAGCAAAAGTCAATGAATCACGAGAAGTGATTGAAAGGATCGTAAAGGAACAGACAGGTGAATATTCTTAGTCTAGCTATTAATTGTTCAGAAAACTTAATCGTGTTCCCTCCTTAACCAGCAGTGTATGTTTCTTGCAGTTGTTTATGGAATCACCACTGGGTTTGGGAAGTTTGCCAGGACAGTCATCCCAAACAGTAAGCTGAGGTAAGTTGTTTGTGCAGCTAGctccattatttcttttcaggaaaggaaaataggGAGCGTTTTGACCCTGTACATTTATATTCTGTGGTTACATGAGAGGGTTGCTTCAGTATTTCCCTCTGTTCTGTGCAAAATAAACCCTGATGAGACTTATTTggggttttacttttttcttttttttgtccataGGGAGCTTCAAGTGAACTTGGTTCGCTCACATTCAGCAGGTAATGAGAAATCACCTGCTGTTTCTCTCTTCTGCCACTGTTGGTAGCAGGTTGGTAACCCAGAGGGTTACTGTTTCAGGTGTGGGGAAACCTTTGAGCCCAGAGAGATCTCGCATGCTGCTGGCGCTGAGAATTAACGTCCTGGCAAAAGGATACAGTGGAATATCCCTAGAAACGCTCCAGCAAGTTATTGAAGCATTTAATGGTAAAAAGATAATTAAAGAAAGTCCcctttcctttatctttttcttttaactgtttcATTAAAGGGTGCAGCTCAGTAGGTCATATTTCCTTATAAACTACAGCTAGCCTGTGAGCAGTGACAAATCCCAGTCAGCAACAAGAGGAATCCTGTTGGTGCTATTGACTATGATCAAAGGATGTTATTGTGACTGCACTCATGCtggcttttctgtttcccaAGGAGTATCAAGAGGCAGCTCTAACAGGagtcatttttgttttcttcctagcatcctgccttccttatatcccaGAAAAAGGGACAGTTGGAGCCAGTGGAGACTTGGCCCCCCTCTCTCATCTTGCTCTGGGATTAATTGGAGAGGGAAAAATGTGGTCCCCAAAGAGTGGCTGGGCTGATGCTAAATATGTAAGATTCATACAGctgattgctttttcttctgcttgctgTCTCATTTGCCAAATTGTGTGCAGCCTTGAGAGAAAGAGAGCTTTCGCTCAGATTAAGAGTATGTAAAAGACCAGATTTTTTGTACCAGCCTGAACTGGGACTAAGTTGCCTTTAGTAACTCATTCTCCACCTTGAGGAAGGTGGATCCATGAGAATGGAGTATCTGACCCACACTCGGTGGAGCAGATATGAATATGCAGCATGTTATTATGTCCTAAAGAAATATCATGCCATAGTATTACAATACAAGATACCATAGTGATGTAATTTAGGACGTGGAGAGAGGGACAGAATATGATACCAGCTATGAAAGTATAATTACTACATCTTGAGCTCTATGGACATCAACACTGctccaaaaaaaaccaagatcACCTCAAATTCAAGCCTTGAAATGCTGAGAGCATCTGGAGAGTATTTGAGGCAGTAACTCATATCAGTAACATTTCAACTGATTTTATAATGACTTTAAGTGAACACACAGGTTTAGACATTTCATTTTTGATAAATTAACTAGGGTTCCAAGGAACATTTATAACATTCTCCTTTACAAGATGGAAGCTTTAcaatagaattaattttaattaattgtgAATTTGCCACTAATACATCAGCAGATTGATTTAGCTTTGAGTACCTCCAAGTCTGTCCCCTCCAGAGTCTTTTGTGCTAGTTTGTTCTGATGCATCTGTCACTCCTACCCATGAATATTTGAACACCAGATTTATTATAGATTAGTAGCTGTACCCTTGCTGTAGGCTGGAGAAGTGCTGAGAGCTACACAGGGAGAGAAGTAAGAAGGAAGTAGGCTGGTGTGTTCTGGAACTTTGGGACCAGAATCTGCAGTTGTACATCTCTGAGACGTATTACCTCTTCAGTTGGAAAGGTTGAAAAGACTATAATCAGAGTCAAAGCTATACCATTCCTCTATTTCCCACAAGAGTGATTGCTGTATGTAATAGACTTGTATAGAATAAACTGAGTAGGATTTCAATCATTGGTGATCTTCCatagaaatggttagggaatcATTTATAAAGGAGTGGTTTATATGAAGCCAAACCTGTTAGAAGGCAGGGTGTAGGCAGAACTACCTTCCCAGGGTGTTTCCAGCCTTGGCTACAATTACTCTCTTCCATCAGCTAGTACCTGGTAAATGTTAATGGGCTGTGGCAGTGTCTTGCTCCACTGTTCCTACTACTTTCTTCTGTTGGCACTGGGAAATGAGGTGCTAGTTTAAAAGCCCAAAAATGCTGTCCTTTATTTAGCCCAGcagaaaaactattttaaatgtttgtataGAAAGGTCTTTTTCACCTATTGCTTAAGggatttgttattatttttatttatgggAACATTTACGTTTTAAAAGGTTTTTGGTGATTGAATTACTGGAAACCTTTTGTATTAATTACCCTTTCATTAAACTCCTTCACAGGTCCTGGAAGCCCATGGTCTGAGACCAATTACCTTGAAACCAAAAGAGGTAATAAAGTATAATGATGCCAGCTGATGGAAAACAAGCATAGTCAATCACTGTACTTACAATTTAAGCATGAAATGAATTAACGGTCATTTTAAATCAGGCTCCAGAAggatattaataaaataatatcaaGGGTTGAAGTCACCTCTCTTAGTTTCACCCTATTTGACTTAAAATGTAAGACCCAAGCCTGATGTTTAGATTTGCTCTGTAGTTGGTAGACACAGGCATCTTCAGAAAACACTTTATATCATCCTGAAACAGCTAAGAAGCCTTCTCAAGGTACCTATTTGCCCTTTGACCGTAGCAGGAGCTCAGATGACTGACTTGAACCAGGTATTTGACTTCTAGATCATTAAAACTAGGTGAGGTGAATCTCACTCTGAATATTAACGTTTACATGGGAACACAACAGGTTTGAGGGCTGTGGACCTCAGTAGTTATAATACAGCACCAGGAGCAAGAAGCCA harbors:
- the LTA4H gene encoding leukotriene A-4 hydrolase, which codes for MAAAADCSSFAQPSCCLTRHLYLRCRVCFGARALRGTAAFTARAEREALRCLVLDTKDVQVFKVTVNGQDATFAFGEKHSFKGTPLEISLPFELRRGQEAIVEISFESSPKSSALQWFTPEQTSGKKHPFLFSQCQAIHCRAIFPCQDTPAVKLTYHAEISVPKELVALMSANRDGEMPDPEDSSRKIYRFSQNVPIPCYLIALVVGALESRKIGPRTLVWAEKELVDKTAYEFAEAEAMLKTAEDLAGPYVWGQYDLLVLPPSFPYGGMENPCLTFVTPTLLAGDRSLSNVIAHEISHSWMGNLVTNKTWEHFWLNEGHTVYLERRIGGRLFGEQFRHFQALGGWRELQNTINTLGDKNPVTNLIPNLNEVDPDVAYSSVPYEKGFALLFYLEQLLGGPDIFIGFLKAYIQQFAYKSVITEDWKKFLYSYFKDKVDVLDKVDWNSWFHAPGMPPVMPVYDMTLANACVALSQRWIKAKESDLGSFSSADLKEMSSHQLIEFLALLLLESPLPVSHVQRMQQVYDFNALNNSEIRFRWLRLCIKAKWEEAIPLALKMATDQGRMKFTRPLFRDLYSFDKCRDLTVKTFLEHRASMHPVTSMLVGKDLKQEQ